DNA from Granulicella arctica:
CAACGATGTCGCACCGACGATCTATGAAGCAGCTGGTATTACCTTTCCAGACATGTTCGATGGCGTGAAGCAGATTCCACTTGAGGGCTCAAGCTTCGTCTACACCTTCGATCATCCCTATGAGCCCAGTCACCACCACGTACAGTACTTCGCGACGAGTGGAAACAGGGCCATTTATAAAGATGGTTGGTGGGCTGGCAACCGCTATTCGTCTACGTGGGAGCCGAGAGGAGCATTTTCACCGGGAAGTCACGATGACATCGATCGACACCCATGGGAGCTGTATAACCTAAATGAGGATTACAGCCAGGCGCACAACCTGGCCGCGCAATATCCTGAAAAACTGAAAGAGCTCGAAACTCTGTTTAATCAAGAAGCGGAGCGTAATCATGCATTCCCATTGTTGCCTGAGCTTAGGCAGCAGCCGTCGCCCTCTTTGGATAGAACTATCTTCATCTACCGCGAAGGCGTGGAGAGGCTACCCAGTCATGTTGCTCCGCAGATCGTAGGTCGACCTCACCAGATCAATGCCGATGTCATTCTCCCAGCTAAAGGAGGTGAAGGGGTAATTCTTGCTCAGGGGTCACGTTATGGAGGGTTCACACTTTTCATAAAAGATCGACATGTGGTGTACGAGGTAAACGCGTATGGAAAGCGGTCGGGGAAAATTGTTTCAGTTGATCCTCTTCCCGATGGCGCCACTCATATCGAACTACAAGTGCTTCCGGACCTAGCTGCCTCTGGTGCCTTTAGCAACAGTATCCAGGGGCCACGCGGAGTTCGACCGGGGAAAGTGTTGCTCAACGTGAATGGCAAACAACAGGAGGAGGTATTTGCAAATATCCTAGGATTTTCTGGAACGGAGACACTGGATGTCGGCAGCGATCTCGGCTCTGCGGTGAGCATGGAGTATGCAAGCCCCAATCGCTTTACTGGCAGGATTGAGACCGTGAAACTCGAGTTGAAGTAAGGCACTGTGTTCCAGAATGCCATTGATTAACTCTCTTCGATCTATACGTATGTTGCCTTTTGAGCATACGCATGGAGAGAGGTCTTGACTCGATTAGCGATGCTTCCGGCAGAGATGGAAGTGCTATGGATGAATATGTGACGGCAGGCTGCGGGTATTCAGGCATTGGTTCCTCTTAGGCTTCGGGCTCAATAAAAAGATCGCGATAAAGTATTCGACAGAGGAAGGTGTCTGATGAAAGTGAAAGGAATTTTCTTAGCAGCACTCTTGGGATGTACATCATCCATTGGATTCTTGATCTACGGAGGCCAGAGGGTCTTGGCTGGTGGGTCGAATGTACTGCGAGACAGCTTCTTGCCTACCGTGGAAAACAAGGTCGCAGCTCCAGTGATCGTTCCCGTAGATATGGTCTTGATCCCGGGTGGAGAGTTTTCAATGGGCTGCAAGGATCCCAGTTCTCAGCCGCACGGAGGGCATGAAGCGATGAATGATTGTCGTCCTATTCATCGCGTTTATATCGATAAATTCTGGATGGACAAGACAGATGTAACCAATAGAGAGTTTGAAAAGTTCGTACGTGCGACAGGCTATGTAACCGTTGCCGAACGCAAACCCAATGCCAATGACTTTCCGGGAATCGATCCAGCAAAGTTAGTTCCTGGCTCACTCGTATTCACGCCTCCGAACCACGCTGTTTCACTGGACGACTACAAAAAATGGTGGATGTATGTACCAGGAGCGAACTGGCGCCATCCTCTGGGACCGTCCAGCAACCTTCGTAGCCGCATGAACTATCCAGTCGTTCACGTTGCCTATGAAGATGCGCAAGCATATGCAAAGTGGGCAGGCAAGCGTCTTCCGACCGAGGCCGAATGGGAGTTTGCAGCTCGGGGCGGTATTACAGGTGGGACCTATGCTTGGGGTGACGAGATGCTTGAGCATGGGATGTGGATGGCAAATACTCATCAAGGCAAGTTTCCTGACCGAGATACAGCCGCTGATGGGTATGCAGGCATAGCTCCGGTGGCGAAATTTCCTGCAAATGGATATGGACTGTATGACATTACAGGGAATGTTTGGCAATGGACTGCCGATTGGTATCGTCCAGATTATTACGCCAAATTGAGTGCGTCGGTTCGTGTTGCGATCAATCCCCGTGGCCCGGAAGACTCAAATGATCCGGATGAGCCGGGTATTCGGAAACGTGTGCAGCGTGGTGGCTCCTTTGTATGCACCGAGCAATACTGCACACGCTACATCGTTGGTACCCGCGGAAAAGGAGAAGTGGATAGTGCGAGTAATCATATCGGGTTTCGCTGTGTACGTGACTTACGCATAAATCACTGATTGGAGGTCATCCTCGTGTAGCGATCATATTGCGTATTTTACGTATGCTCGATTGGATATCATATGCCACACAACCCGCGAATTGACTTACAGGAATGTTCTATGGGTTGCCCTGCTCCCTGCCTTCACCATCCCGCTGGGCGAATAAGTGGTGAACTTGATGAAGTCTCGCCGTTAGCCAAATATTATCTTCATCCTTGACGATGACATGGACTATTGAGATCCAAGCGTTTTCGCGCATAAAACTCGCGATCGCAATTAAAATTCTGTTGAAGAATAGCTTAGTTAATGTCAGTCAGACAATCCCATCTATAAGATCACATGAATAAACGAAGGAGTTGTCCTAGATACCTACTTTTAATCAAGCAGGAGCTAGGATGCTTTCAAGATGCGGAAGAGTCGGCTGGAGTGGACCGTGCAAAGGCGTTTGATTGAGCATTTCGAGTCTGGCTCGACTGCCCGGACGGTGGCCTCGCTGGTGGGCGTCAATAAGAGCTCGGCAGCGTTCTACTTCCAGCGTCAGCGCGAGATTATCGCTCAGGAGAGTGAAGATGCACCGCCGATATTCGGTGAGATCGAGGTCGACAAGAGTTACTTCGAAGGCCATCGTAAGGGCAAGCGTGGGTGTGGTGCCACCGGCAAGGTTCTCGTGTTTGGACTGATAAAATGCGGCGGCAAGGGTCTAGGCCAAGGTCATCCCGGACGCCAAGGGCAAGACCCTAAAAGCCATTATCGACGCTAAAATCGTACCCGACAGCATCGTCTACTCAGACACCTTCAGCTCCTACAACGTGCTCGACGTATCCAGCTTCAAGCACTACCGTATCAACTACCCCAAACTCTTCTCCGGTCAGAAACCATATCAACGGCATCGAGAACTCCTGGAACCAGGCCAAGCCCCCTATGCGCCACTTCAACGGCATCTAGGCCGCCTCTCTTTGACGGAGTGCGAGTGGCGTTTCAACACACTTCAACCCAAACACCAATAAACTCAATGGGGTAAAACTCATCTCAAGCAGACATCTAGGACAACCCCTAATTCTTTGGCTGGTTCCACTGATCGTGACGAAGCCTGGACGCCTTATACTCATGCCTCAGACTAAAAACAACCACTACTGGCGCTCAAAAGCGGTTTTCTCCAGCGAGAATGTTTGCTTATGCGAAGATAGGGTCTACACCGCATTCTTCGGTCTACAAAGGACAGTTGCGTGAGATTGATCACAACCTTACTACTCTCCGCCTTCTTGACTCCCGCGCTTTATGCTCAGTCCAACCTTTTACCCGTGGTTGACAAGACTCTGGCTCGAGATATTTTCAAGGAGCTCATCGAAACCAACACTACTGATTCTGTCGGCAGCACGACCGTTGCTGCGGATGCCATGCGCAAACGACTTCTCGACGCTGGTTTTCCGGAGTCTGATGTTGTTGTCCTTGGCCCTAATAGCCGGAAAGGCAATATGGTTGCTCGTTACCGCGGTCGCTCTGGCTCTGCTATGAAACCTGTTCTCCTTATAGGCCACATCGATGTCGTTGAAGCAAAGCGCTCCGATTGGACAACGGATCCTTTCCAATTCATTGAGAAAGATGGTTACTTCTACGGCAGAGGCACCCAGGATATGAAAGACAGCGACGCTACCATGGTCGAGAGTTTTATCCGTCTTAGGCGGGAGGGTTTCGTCCCTAACCGGGATATTATCCTCGCGTTGACCGCCGATGAAGAGGGTGGAAAGTCGAATGGTGTCGACTGGCTGCTCAAGAATCATCGTGACCTGATCGATGCTGCGTTTGCCATCAATCCAGATGCCGGTGGTCCCGAACTCGAGAAGGGCAGGGCTATTAGCATGGGGGTCGAAGCCACCGAAAAGCTCTATGCCGACTTCCGAGTTACGGCGACAAACCCGGGCGGACACAGTTCGCTGCCTCGTCCAGATAATGCTATCTACCACGTAGCCGACGCTCTCGGACGGCTTGAGAAGACATCCTTTCCGCTCGAAACAAATGAGGTCACCCGCGCTTACTTTTCCAGCAGCTCAGAGACCGAGAAAGATCAGCTTGCTGCCGACCTCAAGGCCGTTTCCGGACCTGTGCCAGATCCAGCAGCGGCGCAACGACTCTCGAAGGACATGATCTACAATTCGTTGCTACACACTACCTGCGTAGCAACAATGATGTTTGCTGGTCATGCTCCCAACGCTCTGCCAGGAAGTGCCGTGGCCAACGTCAATTGCCGCATTTTCCCTGGCCACTCGCAGGAGGAGATTCGCCAGGAACTGATTCGTATCTTTGCAGATCCAACCCTTAGAGTTCAGTATGTTACCGACGCCGGCGAGGTTCTGGAGCAGAGCTCCGACCGCCGATCTATGGCCCCACCACCGTTGAATCCGGAGGTTTTCCGTCCGCTCGAGGCTACTGTACAATCGATTTGGCCGGGGATCCCCGTCATTCCGGAGATGGAAACCGGAGCTACAGACAGTATTTATACGATGAACGCGGGTATACCCAGCTATGGCTTTTCAGGCATGGGGATCGATCGAGATGATGACCGGGCACATGGCCGCGATGAGCGCATCCGTATCGTCGACTTTTACGCCGGAGTTCAGTTTGAATATTTGTATTTGAAGGCGTTAGCTTCGCAGTAAATACACTCCGAAGTCTGCGCTCATGCGCAGATCTGCACTGGTTGCTTAGTATTGGGCGATCTTAGCTTTTGCCGTACTTCTCGAGCCACTTCAACTCTTCACGGACCTTAATATAGCCATGCCATGGGTCCTTATCCAATGGATGATTTTCTCCTGGAAATACGAGCAGAGAGTGAGGCACATTGAGCCTTGAGAGAGCAGGTTCCAATAGGACCTGTTCAAAATAGCTGACGCGAACATCGGCATTGCCACCTACGATATGCGTTGGTGTCGTGACCTTGTTCATCTGAAAGAGCGCAGCTTCGCTCTGATATAGATCGGGTTTTTCCCATGGGATTCCGGAGAGATACCAGGCATCATCCCAGGTTAGATCGTCATTGCCCCAATTGGCGGCATGTTCGACCGCGCCAGTTCCTGTGACTGCGGCTTTGAAGCGGGTGGATTGTGTGATGATCCAGTTCGTCAAGTAGCCGCCATAGCTGTAACCGCCGATGGTGAGATGATTTGCGTCGGTGATGCCGTCCTTAGCCAGCGCATCTACACCGGTCAGGATGTCGTGCCCCGGAGCCGAAACCAGATGTGGCATGATGCCCATCATAAAAGCATCGCCGTAACCGGTCGATCCCCCGTGGTTGGGACGGAAGACGAGCCATCCGTTTGCTGACGCAAGCGTTGCCCAGTCATACCAATCGGCGCCAAAACGATTGCCGTCGGCATCTGTAGGCTCGCCATGAATGAGCGTAAGCATGGGGAGATGATGAGTGCCCTTCTTACCTGGAGGGGAGATCAGCACACCCTCGACATCAGTTCCGTCAGCAGATTTCCAGCGATAGGGTTGCCACGCTACTTGTGCTCGCTCGCCAAAGACAGGATTAAGAGTGGTCACAGGCTTAGTGCTATTGAGTTCAGACAGACTGGACCCGATGTGGTTCAGCGGTGCTCGAGTACGTGAATGGCAGAGTCGCGCCAGCGCGTGAGGCATCAAGTTGAGCATAGTTGCCAGGGATCGTCGCAATACTTTCAAACTTCGATCCATCGATGCGGTAGAGATGTTGGTCCATTCCAGTAAGACCGGATGCGATGATCTTGCCATCCTGCATTACTGTCAGATCTTCCCACGATCCCTTGAAGTCTCCTCCGAAGCGAGTTGCTTTTCCCGATTGAAGATCGACTGAATAGATGCGTCCCTGAACGTCCTGATATGGTCCCTCGATCGAACCGCTTGCCGCTCGCACCAAAAAGTAGATGCTCTTGCCCGAGTGGTTCCAGAATAGATGGCCTTCGAGTCCCTGGTTGTGAGTCAACTGCTGTACGATGCTACCGTGGGTCGCAGCGAGATAGAGCTCCGATGCGGCAGGATCTTCCAACCGATGCGAGACCGGCCCGGTCTCAAAGGCAATCTGTTCTCCTGATGGGGAGGGAGCAATCTCGCCAATCTCGAAGGTGTTATGAGCAACGACTAGCGTGCCTGTTGGGTACTGGGGCTGATCTCCAGCTGTGTTTGTTTTCTGATGCGCTTCGGGGAGCTTTGCGCTCACATGGATAGCAGAGTCGATAGGCAACGCCAGAAGTGCATCTCCGCGCTCTTGTTCACGCCAGCGAATCACGTCCTTCCACTCCAGCTTGCGCGCATCTTCCAGATCCTTTGGAAGCGGATTGGTGACGGAGAAGTCGATGCTGGAGCTATCAGGTGACCATGCGAATGCGTGGACGTCTAGCTTTTCTCGATATAGAGGAAATGCTTCGCCACTACTGACAGGAATCAGCCAGACGCGGCTGGTTTCATCCCTGTCTTTTATATCGTCGCTGCTCTCATTATTCGTTAGTTGCCGATCGGAGAGGAACGCAATATAGCGGCTATCGGGCGACCACTTTGGCGCGGAGTCATGCTCGGAATGCGTCAGCGGAGTTACTCTGCCTTGAAGCCGCGTCCATAGCCAGAGGTCTTCCTTGAACCGATTCTGCTGCCAGTCCGGAGCTATCGTAGCGATCACTGCGGCTGAACCGTCGGGCGAGATGCGTGCACCTTGAATTTCGGTGGCGTTCATGAACTCGTCGATCGTAATCAAGAGCTTGTTCTGTGCGCGACCAGCCAAAGAAAGAGCAGCTAAAGCAAAAAAGGAAAAGCGCAATAAGCGTTCATAGAAATTAGGATTGTATCCATACTATTGAGCGAAAGGAACCACAGGTTAGCGCCATCCGCACTCTAAAACAAGTTGGGCTAGCTTGATTGGTTAGAAGTAGTATCTCAGCGAGAACTGCATACGGCGAGGTTGAGTTAGCATCACACTTGCAATGTCTAGGAGCCTGTTGAAATACTCTCTATGTTTGGTCCAAGAGTCTTTTTGTATCGTCTTTGAGTTATACGTGGTGACGAGCGGATTCAGGGTGAGATGTTCAGCTGTGTGACGTTGGAGCAGCGGGTTCCGGCGGAACATCCTTTGCGCGAGAACCGTCGGCTGACGGATGCGGTGCAGGTCTCGCTGGAGGCGTCGTTTGACGCGCTGTATGCGGCATCGGGCCGTCCTTCGATCGCGCCGGAGTATGTATTGCGTGCGCTGTTGTTGCGGGCATTTTGCTCTGTTCGATCGGAGCGGCAATTGGTCGAGCAGCTGGGCTACAACCTGCTGTTCCGCTGGTTCGTCGGGCTGGATATGGGCGACGCAGCGTGGAGCCATGCGGTGTTCTCGAAGAACCACGACCGTTTGCTGACCTCGGAGGTGGCGCAGCAGTTCTTCGCCGAGGTGAACCGCCTGGCGAAGCGTTCCGACGAGACGCATCAGTCGAAGACCGATCCGGACGCGCGGTTCTCTAAGAAGAGCTATGGCAAGGAGTCGAAACTGGCTTACCTGGGCCACACGCTGGTAGAGAACCGCCACGGTCTGATCGCCGCTGCGGTGGCCACCGAGGCAGACGGTTATGCCGAGCGCGATGCGGCTCTGCTGATGCTGCACGAGCGGCAAAAGAACAGCTCGCGACGCATCCCCGTCGGCGCTGATAAGGCCTATGACACAAAAGACTTCGTGGCCGCGGCCCGTGCTCTGCATGTCACGCCGCATGTGTAGAGGAACGAAAAGGGACGCCGCTCCAGCATCGATGCGAGAACCACGCGGCATGCGGGCTACGCGATCTCCCTCAGTCGGCGATGGCTGGTGGAAAAGCCCTTCGGCTGGCTCAAACAAACCGGACCACTGGCTCAGCTCAAGCTCCGAGGACTGGCTAAAGTAGACTTGGTCTTCGTCTTCAGTTGCGCGGCTCACAACCTGATGCGCCTGCCGAAGCTCTTCGCAAACGAACAACAGCAAAAACCTCAGCCGCATTGCGCCTGAACGGCGGTTGAGTCTTCAATCGGCACGAAAACACCACCGCTCTCCCACTCCGACAACCGCCAAAACTACCAGCCTGAATAAATGCCAAATACTCGACGGCAAAGGCAGAAAGCCAAGACTATTTCAACATGCGCCTAGAAGTGACCTGACAGCTCCCGCCGGTCGCACTACGGACGCGTCGGGCAACAAAGGCAACAAGAGAGCATCGCATTCCTGAAGATAAGCTAGCAGCGTCGCCCCTGATACGCCACCCATATCAAAGAGAACACAATCCAAAGGAATTGTTGTAGAGAAGCTGTTGAGATCGGGAACTCCAGCATCATTTTGGGGACAGGATAAGCTATGAACTACAGACTCTGTCGTACCTGGTGCGCAGAATGAACGCGTACCGGCTCATGGTTCGGTTGCCCCATAGTGGAAGGCCAGGGTTTGCCAGGGAGATGTGTCGATAAGTAATACCCGTTTACCACGGCGGCAAAGCATGCTGCCTAAGCTAGAGGCTGTTATGCCCTTTGGAGCTGATTAGGTACTTTGCCTGGATTGTGTATGTCTTGAGCATGGAGGGATGGGCGAGGTAGTTCGTAAGGCGTATGGGTCGGATGTGACGGATGAGGAGTGGGCGTTTGTACTTCCATATCTGTTGTTGAGCCGCGAGGACAACCGCAGCCGTCAGCATGATCTTCGCGAGCTGTTCAACGCCGTGCGCTATATCGTGAAGGCCGGTAACCAGTGGCGATTCATGCCGCACGATCTTCCTCCTTGGCCTGCGGCGTATCAACAGATGCAGCGCTGGCTGCGGGCGGGCTGCTTTGAGAAGATCGTCCAAGACGTGCAGGAGCTACTGCGATTCTTCGGCGGCCGCAAGGGCCAGCCGACGGCGGTAGCCATGGACAGCCGCACACTGCAGTCCACGCCCGAGTCGGGAGCCCGCGCGGGCTATGATGGAGCCAAACGCCGCAAGGGATCGAAGGTACATATCGCGGTCGACACCTTGGGTCACCTGATGGCGCTGAAGGTCACGGCTGCTGACCAGGGCGATCGCGAACAGGTCGGGGTGCTGGCCGAGCAGATCCAACAGGTGACTGGCCAGACAGTCGAGCTGGCCTATGTCGATCAGGGCTATACCGGCGAGAACGCCGCCAACGCTGCTGCTGAGCACGGCATCCGCTTGGAGGTGGTCAAGCACCCGATGGCAAAGCGCGGCTTCGTGTTGCTACCGCGACGCTGGGTCGTGGAAAGAAGCTTCGCCTGGGCTGCTCGATTCCGCCGCCTCGCCCGAGACTATGAACGCCTCGACACAAGCCTAAAAGGCTTCCACTACCTCTCGTTCGCCTGCATCATGCTCGCAAGAATGTGCCACCTGCTCAATCAAAGGGCATAACAGCCTCTAGTCGAAAGAGTGCTTTTGCCGGACCCACCCATTAGAGAGAAAATGCCGACTTGTATACGTCTTTGATGTCCGAGTACCTTATTTCTCGCTTCGTCAGTCTGGTTGGAGGTCTTGAAGTTCCGGCGGCGGGTAAATGGTTGGTAGTGAGTCTGATCCAATCGGAGACTGGAGAAGAGAGCATTTACGTCGCGATTCGGTTCTTTATCGGCTAGCAGATGACGGCCTGCTGGAATCTCAATTCCATTTTTTCTGGCATTTATATCCCTGCACGTAACACTGGATATAAATTCAGTGGGCCGGATAAATCAATTTTATCGGTTACCTGCGATAACGCGTCGGTGAGGATGTCTCAATGCAGAAGCTGTGGATGAGATGGATAGTTCCTCCATAGCTGGCAGTTAGAGACGAGAGTTTATTGGGTTGCGAGTTTTCATCGCCATTCTTATAGGGTATACATTTTGGGATATTACGAGCCGTATCATTGCAGTCCAAAGTGTGTTGGGACAACTGGGTTCTATGGCTGGTCCGTTGCGTTTGGCATTGGGGTCTGATCGATGCACTTCACTTGGTATGGAGGCGTTTCATCGACTGATGTCGATAAGGTTACTATTTGTCTCGGGCGTGTGTCATAAACATCGTCTGAGTGTTGATGCCAGAGGCATGCAAGATAGAAGAGGGCTCTATAGGTTGCGAGGAGATGCTCAACGACCACGCGTCTCGGCCTCTGCCTCGGACGACCTTTGGCTAGGGGGGCCTTTGACCTCGGCGAGTGCGGCTTTCGCAAGCGTAACTTCTCCCGGAGAGACGCTTGCAAGTCTAACTCCTAACGGAAGACTGCCGTAGTCGACCAGTACCATCCACTTCGCCCTCTTGCCGCGCTTGGTTTTGCCGACGGCGGAGCCCCCTTTTTCGCCGGAGCGACGCAACGGACGACTGAGCTTGATGCAGGGAGCCTCCTCCAGTAGGAATTTCTTGTAGACGGTGTCCACTTCGAGGCCGAGGTGTTGGGCTGCTTCCCTGACGTTCAGGAGCTGCCTGGTATTACCTATAGCTGACACCAATTGAGTGTTGTTTTTGGGAAGCATCTTTGCTCATCTCTATACCCGTCTGTCGTCTAGATACGACTGGTCAAAGTGAAGCATGGAGGACTTCCGACTCACTCGGAGGGAGGAATTTTCTGCTGGATTTTCGGATGGCAAAGTTAAATACCACCTCTCCATCAACACGCTCTTTAGCCACACGGCTTATCAAAAGCGGTGAGAATCGGTGCCTCGCAAAATGCCGCAAATTATAGAGTTGACATAGAAGTCATTCAAGACTATGTTAGGCAAAACGAAAAATGAAAGCTTTCATTTTTTTGGGTTGAAGACTCAATCAGGAAAATGAATGTTTATTTCTGGTTCTGGCCAACGCAGAGGCTCTGATAATCCAGCGCAGCGGGGGGGCGATGCCAGAAGCGCCTCAACCAATTTTCGAAAGAGGTTTGACTATGCAATGTACGATGATTGGCACGAAGTGTCCGAGATCGGTAAAAGGCTCAGCCGATACAAAATCCCGCAGAATTCTCCTGCTTGTTGCTGTCTGTATTTTCGCTCTCATGATCGCCCCGGTTATGCATGGCCAGGCCACCGGAAGTTTCTCCGGAAATGTCCTTGATAAATCCGGCTTGCCCATCCCTGGGGCTACCGTTGTCGCCACTTCACGAGCAACCGCCCTAGCAAGAAGCGGGAAGACGGATAGTGCCGGACACTATCAGATTCCCTTGCTCCCCGTCGGGACCTATACCGTACGCATCGACGCGGCTGGCTTTCAGAGCGCTGAATCCAAAGATCTGCCCCTCCAAATCGATGAAGCCCGCGAGCTCAACTTTTCGCTCGCACCCGGCGCCGTCGTAACAACGGTATCTGTTTCCGGTGATGCAGTAGCTGTCGAGACGGCCAATCCCGCTCTTGGCCAAGTCATTACTTCACGGCAGGTGTCGCAGCTTCCCTTGAACGGCCGCAACTTCGTGCAGCTAGCCACGCTCACCGCTGGCGCTACCGCAGAGACAAACCCCAACAGCTTCTTCACCTCTGGCTCCGACAGTGAGGTGGCCGCACGCGGTGCCTTCTCGCTGTCAGTCGGTGGTTCCCGCCCTAATAGCACAGATTGGCTACTGGATGGTGTCGACAATAACGAGCTGACGGCGGGCGGTATCGGTGTCTTCTCCTCAATTGACGATATTCAGGAATTCAAGGTGCTCACCTTCACATACTCTGCCGAGTACGGTACCCGCGCGGGCCCAACTGTGTTGGTCAGCACAAAATCCGGAACCAATCAGATGCATGGGTCTCTCTTCGAATTTGTGCGCAATACCTCTCTTGATGCCAAGA
Protein-coding regions in this window:
- a CDS encoding formylglycine-generating enzyme family protein, translating into MKVKGIFLAALLGCTSSIGFLIYGGQRVLAGGSNVLRDSFLPTVENKVAAPVIVPVDMVLIPGGEFSMGCKDPSSQPHGGHEAMNDCRPIHRVYIDKFWMDKTDVTNREFEKFVRATGYVTVAERKPNANDFPGIDPAKLVPGSLVFTPPNHAVSLDDYKKWWMYVPGANWRHPLGPSSNLRSRMNYPVVHVAYEDAQAYAKWAGKRLPTEAEWEFAARGGITGGTYAWGDEMLEHGMWMANTHQGKFPDRDTAADGYAGIAPVAKFPANGYGLYDITGNVWQWTADWYRPDYYAKLSASVRVAINPRGPEDSNDPDEPGIRKRVQRGGSFVCTEQYCTRYIVGTRGKGEVDSASNHIGFRCVRDLRINH
- a CDS encoding M20/M25/M40 family metallo-hydrolase, with amino-acid sequence MRLITTLLLSAFLTPALYAQSNLLPVVDKTLARDIFKELIETNTTDSVGSTTVAADAMRKRLLDAGFPESDVVVLGPNSRKGNMVARYRGRSGSAMKPVLLIGHIDVVEAKRSDWTTDPFQFIEKDGYFYGRGTQDMKDSDATMVESFIRLRREGFVPNRDIILALTADEEGGKSNGVDWLLKNHRDLIDAAFAINPDAGGPELEKGRAISMGVEATEKLYADFRVTATNPGGHSSLPRPDNAIYHVADALGRLEKTSFPLETNEVTRAYFSSSSETEKDQLAADLKAVSGPVPDPAAAQRLSKDMIYNSLLHTTCVATMMFAGHAPNALPGSAVANVNCRIFPGHSQEEIRQELIRIFADPTLRVQYVTDAGEVLEQSSDRRSMAPPPLNPEVFRPLEATVQSIWPGIPVIPEMETGATDSIYTMNAGIPSYGFSGMGIDRDDDRAHGRDERIRIVDFYAGVQFEYLYLKALASQ
- a CDS encoding prolyl oligopeptidase family serine peptidase; this translates as MTTLNPVFGERAQVAWQPYRWKSADGTDVEGVLISPPGKKGTHHLPMLTLIHGEPTDADGNRFGADWYDWATLASANGWLVFRPNHGGSTGYGDAFMMGIMPHLVSAPGHDILTGVDALAKDGITDANHLTIGGYSYGGYLTNWIITQSTRFKAAVTGTGAVEHAANWGNDDLTWDDAWYLSGIPWEKPDLYQSEAALFQMNKVTTPTHIVGGNADVRVSYFEQVLLEPALSRLNVPHSLLVFPGENHPLDKDPWHGYIKVREELKWLEKYGKS
- a CDS encoding TolB family protein codes for the protein MNATEIQGARISPDGSAAVIATIAPDWQQNRFKEDLWLWTRLQGRVTPLTHSEHDSAPKWSPDSRYIAFLSDRQLTNNESSDDIKDRDETSRVWLIPVSSGEAFPLYREKLDVHAFAWSPDSSSIDFSVTNPLPKDLEDARKLEWKDVIRWREQERGDALLALPIDSAIHVSAKLPEAHQKTNTAGDQPQYPTGTLVVAHNTFEIGEIAPSPSGEQIAFETGPVSHRLEDPAASELYLAATHGSIVQQLTHNQGLEGHLFWNHSGKSIYFLVRAASGSIEGPYQDVQGRIYSVDLQSGKATRFGGDFKGSWEDLTVMQDGKIIASGLTGMDQHLYRIDGSKFESIATIPGNYAQLDASRAGATLPFTYSSTAEPHRVQSV
- a CDS encoding IS5 family transposase produces the protein MGEVVRKAYGSDVTDEEWAFVLPYLLLSREDNRSRQHDLRELFNAVRYIVKAGNQWRFMPHDLPPWPAAYQQMQRWLRAGCFEKIVQDVQELLRFFGGRKGQPTAVAMDSRTLQSTPESGARAGYDGAKRRKGSKVHIAVDTLGHLMALKVTAADQGDREQVGVLAEQIQQVTGQTVELAYVDQGYTGENAANAAAEHGIRLEVVKHPMAKRGFVLLPRRWVVERSFAWAARFRRLARDYERLDTSLKGFHYLSFACIMLARMCHLLNQRA